One window from the genome of Dyella sp. A6 encodes:
- a CDS encoding STAS domain-containing protein, whose product MTIELRAERPSPARLVLHLNGRLDAVTYLDFDTTVLPMMGELPQGVTVVLDLAGLDYISSAGLRSVARVRKATRALHGHTLLLDPQPQVRKVFDIVKAVPVSEVFASTAELDAYLDRIQQRMIEGNGE is encoded by the coding sequence ATGACGATCGAACTGCGCGCGGAACGTCCCTCGCCCGCCCGGCTGGTCCTGCATCTGAATGGACGGCTCGACGCTGTCACCTACCTGGACTTCGATACCACCGTCCTGCCGATGATGGGCGAGCTGCCGCAAGGCGTCACGGTAGTGCTCGACCTCGCCGGCCTGGACTACATCAGCAGCGCCGGTCTGCGCAGCGTGGCGCGCGTACGCAAGGCCACGCGCGCCCTGCACGGACACACCCTGCTGCTCGATCCGCAACCGCAGGTGCGCAAGGTGTTCGACATCGTCAAGGCGGTGCCGGTAAGCGAGGTGTTCGCCAGCACGGCGGAACTCGATGCCTATCTCGACCGCATCCAGCAGCGGATGATCGAAGGCAACGGCGAGTAA